From the genome of Primulina eburnea isolate SZY01 chromosome 12, ASM2296580v1, whole genome shotgun sequence, one region includes:
- the LOC140807786 gene encoding dolichyl-diphosphooligosaccharide--protein glycosyltransferase subunit DAD1-like yields the protein MGKSATTNDARALFQSLLSAYSATPTNLKIIDSYIVFAVVTAVIQVVYMAVVGSFPFNSFLSGVLSCVGTAVLAVSLRIQVNKENKEFKDLPPERAFADFVLCNLVLHLVIMNFLG from the exons ATGGGGAAATCAGCAACCACAAACGATGCCCGGGCACTTTTTCAATCTCTCCTGTCTGCATACTCAGCTACGCCCACCAATCTGAAG ATCATCGACAGTTACATTGTGTTCGCAGTTGTCACTGCTGTGATTCAG GTAGTTTACATGGCTGTCGTGGGATCTTTTCCATTCAACTCCTTTCTTTCTGGTGTGCTTTCATGTGTAGGGACTGCGGTCCTTGCAG TTAGTCTTCGAATTCAAGTGAACAAAGAAAATAAGGAATTCAAG GATTTACCTCCAGAACGGGCTTTCGCTGATTTTGTACTCTGTAACTTGGTACTTCATCTGGTGATTATGAACTTCCTAGGATAA
- the LOC140806592 gene encoding E3 ubiquitin-protein ligase WAV3-like isoform X1, giving the protein MGSKWRKVKLALGLNMCVYSSRNHLADDDDEAFPQPSERRSDAALLSPSGDWATAPSTPSSNRLRLSKSLSRSSSKKTCSICLASMRRGDGHAIFTAECSHSFHFHCIASNVKHGNQICPVCRAKWKEIPLQGPNSDTQVGKARINPVDWPQDNAAMTVLRRLPPRRSDSTRHAGPLFQTLEPSLFNDDEALDDEIHSSEKNTSNKLPIYCDDVTKVTIKTFTEVPAAPQSSALESFTVLLHIKAPCSNSWLNPGKNDASFPQISHTPRASVDLVTVLDISGSMAGTKLALLKRAMGFVIQNLGPNDRLAVIAFSSTARRLFPLRRMSETGRQLALQAVNSLVANGGTNIADGLRQGAKIMEDRREKNPVASIILLSDGQDTYTVTNGAGNQNQPNYQLLLPSPVLAEESSGFKIPVHTFGFGADHDASSMHSISEISGGTFSFIETEGVIQDAFAQCIGGLLSVLVKNLQVKIESVDPRIHLGFLKAGSYPNRVSPNQRTGCIDIGDLYADEERDFLVSINVPAEVSGKETSLLRVMCTYSDPLTKEMVTLEGEEVRIKRTEAAMQENVSIEVDRQQNRVQAAEAMAQARTAAENGDLAGAVSVLENCRKDLSETASAKSQDKLCVALDAELKEMQERMASRHVYEASGRAYILSGLSSHSWQRATARGDSTDGSSLLQAYQTPSMVEMLTRSQATLLASPSTQRILRPVWSFAAQPKPR; this is encoded by the exons ATGGGGAGTAAATGGAGGAAAGTAAAGCTGGCCCTTGGATTGAATATGTGTGTTTATAGTTCAAGAAATCATTTAGCTGACGATGATGATGAAGCTTTTCCACAGCCGTCTGAGAGGCGGTCGGACGCCGCCTTGCTATCGCCTTCAGGAGACTGGGCCACTGCGCCATCTACGCCAAGTTCGAATAGACTGAGGCTTTCCAAGAGCTTGAGTAGATCTTCTTCCAAG AAGACCTGCTCTATATGTTTGGCATCAATGAGACGAGGGGACGGCCATGCTATATTTACTGCGGAATGTTCACATTCTTTTCATTTCCACTGCATCGCTTCAAATGTGAAACATGGAAACCAAATTTGCCCAGTCTGCAGAGCAAAGTGGAAAGAGATTCCCTTACAAGGCCCCAACTCAGACACACAGGTAGGAAAAGCGAGAATTAATCCAGTTGACTGGCCCCAGGATAATGCTGCGATGACAGTTCTCCGTCGTTTGCCACCACGTCGTTCGGATTCAACACGACATGCCGGGCCGCTGTTTCAGACCCTTGAGCCATCACTCTTCAATGATGATGAGGCACTTGATGATGAAATTCATTCTTCTGAGAAAAACACATCAAACAAGCTGCCCATATATTGTGATGATGTAACAAAAGtcacaattaaaacatttacGGAAGTTCCAGCTGCTCCACAGTCAAGTGCTTTGGAAAGCTTTACTGTCCTACTTCATATTAAAGCTCCTTGTTCAAATAGTTGGCTCAATCCCGGCAAAAACGACGCTAGTTTTCCCCAAATATCTCACACACCCCGTGCTTCGGTTGATCTTGTCACAGTTCTTGACATCAGTGGAAGTATGGCAGGTACAAAGCTTGCCTTGCTAAAACGGGCAATGGGTTTTGTTATTCAGAATCTTGGTCCAAATGATAGATTGGCAGTTATTGCCTTCTCTTCCACGGCTAGACGCCTATTTCCTCTTCGTAGGATGTCTGAAACAGGGCGGCAGCTTGCCCTTCAAGCTGTTAATTCTTTGGTTGCCAATGGAGGAACGAACATTGCTGACGGTCTGAGACAGGGGGCCAAAATAATGGAGGACCGAAGAGAAAAGAACCCAGTTGCCAGTATAATATTATTATCTGATGGGCAGGATACATATACAGTTACTAATGGTGCTGGcaatcaaaatcaaccaaattaCCAGTTGCTCCTTCCTTCGCCTGTTCTCGCTGAAGAGAGCTCGGGTTTCAAGATTCCAGTTCATACATTTGGCTTTGGTGCTGATCACGATGCATCATCAATGCATTCAATTTCTGAGATTTCAGGAGGGACATTTTCTTTCATCGAAACTGAAGGGGTTATCCAGGATGCATTTGCACAGTGCATTGGTGGTCTTTTGAGCGTCTTGGTAAAAAATTTGCAGGTAAAGATAGAGTCTGTGGACCCAAGAATCCATCTTGGATTCTTAAAAGCTGGAAGCTACCCTAATCGTGTGTCACCCAATCAACGTACTGGATGTATTGACATCGGAGATCTATATGCTGATGAGGAGAGAGACTTTCTCGTTTCAATCAATGTCCCTGCTGAGGTGTCAGGCAAGGAAACATCATTGCTGAGGGTAATGTGTACATACAGTGACCCCTTGACCAAAGAAATGGTGACCTTGGAAGGCGAAGAAGTAAGAATCAAGAGAACTGAAGCTGCCATGCAAGAGAATGTCTCGATTGAAGTGGACAGGCAGCAAAACAGGGTCCAAGCAGCAGAAGCAATGGCACAAGCACGAACTGCAGCTGAAAACGGGGATTTGGCTGGCGCTGTCTCTGTACTTGAGAACTGCAGAAAAGATTTGTCAGAAACTGCATCAGCTAAGTCTCAAGACAAACTCTGTGTTGCTCTTGATGCTGAGCTTAAAGAAATGCAAGAGAGAATGGCCAGTAGACATGTATACGAGGCATCAGGAAGAGCGTATATTCTGTCGGGATTGAGCTCTCATTCCTGGCAACGAGCAACAGCTAGAGGTGATTCTACAGATGGCTCGAGCCTACTCCAGGCTTATCAAACCCCATCAATGGTCGAGATGCTTACTCGTTCTCAGGCTACATTGTTGGCTAGCCCTTCGACCCAAAGGATTCTACGACCAGTGTGGTCATTTGCAGCACAACCAAAACCAAGGTAA
- the LOC140808052 gene encoding uncharacterized protein — translation MEMTTVHMSTDQPKKVESQAASATTTFQHSSTRFKRWGGRTPFTRYGLPMISLTVLGALGLGHLLQGSKDITKVKDDQEWEIIETRKALSRAGPVDAYKPKQISLEEELRVLQQKVNIDNYEYKKIPKPNELKQG, via the exons atggaAATGACAACTGTTCATATGAGTACGGATCAACCCAAGAAAGTAGAAAGTCAAGCAGCATCAGCTACAACAACCTTTCAGCATTCATCTACAAGGTTTAAACGCTGGGGTGGAAGGACACCATTTACTAGATACGGTCTTCCAATGATCTCTCTTACTGTGCTTGGAGCTCTAGGTCTTGGGCATCTACTACAGGGCAG CAAAGACATCACTAAGGTGAAGGATGATCAGGAGTGGGAGATTATTGAGACAAGGAAAGCACTGTCAAGAGCAGGACCTGTGGACGCCTATAAACCAAAACAAATTTCACTGGAAGAAGAGCTAAGG GTATTGCAACAAAAAGTTAACATTGATAACTATGAATACAAGAAGATTCCCAAGCCCAACGAACTTAAGCAAGGGTAG
- the LOC140806592 gene encoding E3 ubiquitin-protein ligase WAV3-like isoform X2 — protein MRRGDGHAIFTAECSHSFHFHCIASNVKHGNQICPVCRAKWKEIPLQGPNSDTQVGKARINPVDWPQDNAAMTVLRRLPPRRSDSTRHAGPLFQTLEPSLFNDDEALDDEIHSSEKNTSNKLPIYCDDVTKVTIKTFTEVPAAPQSSALESFTVLLHIKAPCSNSWLNPGKNDASFPQISHTPRASVDLVTVLDISGSMAGTKLALLKRAMGFVIQNLGPNDRLAVIAFSSTARRLFPLRRMSETGRQLALQAVNSLVANGGTNIADGLRQGAKIMEDRREKNPVASIILLSDGQDTYTVTNGAGNQNQPNYQLLLPSPVLAEESSGFKIPVHTFGFGADHDASSMHSISEISGGTFSFIETEGVIQDAFAQCIGGLLSVLVKNLQVKIESVDPRIHLGFLKAGSYPNRVSPNQRTGCIDIGDLYADEERDFLVSINVPAEVSGKETSLLRVMCTYSDPLTKEMVTLEGEEVRIKRTEAAMQENVSIEVDRQQNRVQAAEAMAQARTAAENGDLAGAVSVLENCRKDLSETASAKSQDKLCVALDAELKEMQERMASRHVYEASGRAYILSGLSSHSWQRATARGDSTDGSSLLQAYQTPSMVEMLTRSQATLLASPSTQRILRPVWSFAAQPKPR, from the coding sequence ATGAGACGAGGGGACGGCCATGCTATATTTACTGCGGAATGTTCACATTCTTTTCATTTCCACTGCATCGCTTCAAATGTGAAACATGGAAACCAAATTTGCCCAGTCTGCAGAGCAAAGTGGAAAGAGATTCCCTTACAAGGCCCCAACTCAGACACACAGGTAGGAAAAGCGAGAATTAATCCAGTTGACTGGCCCCAGGATAATGCTGCGATGACAGTTCTCCGTCGTTTGCCACCACGTCGTTCGGATTCAACACGACATGCCGGGCCGCTGTTTCAGACCCTTGAGCCATCACTCTTCAATGATGATGAGGCACTTGATGATGAAATTCATTCTTCTGAGAAAAACACATCAAACAAGCTGCCCATATATTGTGATGATGTAACAAAAGtcacaattaaaacatttacGGAAGTTCCAGCTGCTCCACAGTCAAGTGCTTTGGAAAGCTTTACTGTCCTACTTCATATTAAAGCTCCTTGTTCAAATAGTTGGCTCAATCCCGGCAAAAACGACGCTAGTTTTCCCCAAATATCTCACACACCCCGTGCTTCGGTTGATCTTGTCACAGTTCTTGACATCAGTGGAAGTATGGCAGGTACAAAGCTTGCCTTGCTAAAACGGGCAATGGGTTTTGTTATTCAGAATCTTGGTCCAAATGATAGATTGGCAGTTATTGCCTTCTCTTCCACGGCTAGACGCCTATTTCCTCTTCGTAGGATGTCTGAAACAGGGCGGCAGCTTGCCCTTCAAGCTGTTAATTCTTTGGTTGCCAATGGAGGAACGAACATTGCTGACGGTCTGAGACAGGGGGCCAAAATAATGGAGGACCGAAGAGAAAAGAACCCAGTTGCCAGTATAATATTATTATCTGATGGGCAGGATACATATACAGTTACTAATGGTGCTGGcaatcaaaatcaaccaaattaCCAGTTGCTCCTTCCTTCGCCTGTTCTCGCTGAAGAGAGCTCGGGTTTCAAGATTCCAGTTCATACATTTGGCTTTGGTGCTGATCACGATGCATCATCAATGCATTCAATTTCTGAGATTTCAGGAGGGACATTTTCTTTCATCGAAACTGAAGGGGTTATCCAGGATGCATTTGCACAGTGCATTGGTGGTCTTTTGAGCGTCTTGGTAAAAAATTTGCAGGTAAAGATAGAGTCTGTGGACCCAAGAATCCATCTTGGATTCTTAAAAGCTGGAAGCTACCCTAATCGTGTGTCACCCAATCAACGTACTGGATGTATTGACATCGGAGATCTATATGCTGATGAGGAGAGAGACTTTCTCGTTTCAATCAATGTCCCTGCTGAGGTGTCAGGCAAGGAAACATCATTGCTGAGGGTAATGTGTACATACAGTGACCCCTTGACCAAAGAAATGGTGACCTTGGAAGGCGAAGAAGTAAGAATCAAGAGAACTGAAGCTGCCATGCAAGAGAATGTCTCGATTGAAGTGGACAGGCAGCAAAACAGGGTCCAAGCAGCAGAAGCAATGGCACAAGCACGAACTGCAGCTGAAAACGGGGATTTGGCTGGCGCTGTCTCTGTACTTGAGAACTGCAGAAAAGATTTGTCAGAAACTGCATCAGCTAAGTCTCAAGACAAACTCTGTGTTGCTCTTGATGCTGAGCTTAAAGAAATGCAAGAGAGAATGGCCAGTAGACATGTATACGAGGCATCAGGAAGAGCGTATATTCTGTCGGGATTGAGCTCTCATTCCTGGCAACGAGCAACAGCTAGAGGTGATTCTACAGATGGCTCGAGCCTACTCCAGGCTTATCAAACCCCATCAATGGTCGAGATGCTTACTCGTTCTCAGGCTACATTGTTGGCTAGCCCTTCGACCCAAAGGATTCTACGACCAGTGTGGTCATTTGCAGCACAACCAAAACCAAGGTAA